The Vicinamibacteria bacterium genome has a segment encoding these proteins:
- a CDS encoding nuclear transport factor 2 family protein, protein MKRWWILLVLLLPLASVFALQDATQALIELDKKWGEANLKGDKATLGGLLADDIISLSPEGVGGKTQVMDVTPAAGVTNYDADEYKVMMIGDDAAVMIHRVGAGTEEAFRSLHVWAKQGGSWKVVATTAVPVEGSSNSQE, encoded by the coding sequence ATGAAAAGATGGTGGATCCTATTGGTTCTGCTGCTTCCTCTCGCTTCCGTCTTTGCGCTTCAGGACGCGACTCAAGCCCTCATCGAGCTCGACAAGAAATGGGGCGAGGCGAATCTCAAGGGCGACAAGGCAACCCTAGGTGGTCTGTTGGCAGATGACATCATCTCTCTTTCTCCCGAGGGCGTGGGAGGCAAGACGCAGGTCATGGACGTGACCCCGGCCGCCGGGGTGACGAACTACGACGCCGACGAGTACAAAGTGATGATGATCGGCGATGACGCCGCGGTCATGATTCATCGCGTTGGCGCGGGGACGGAAGAGGCGTTTCGAAGCCTTCACGTCTGGGCGAAACAGGGCGGGAGTTGGAAGGTCGTCGCGACCACTGCCGTCCCCGTGGAGGGCTCGTCGAACAGTCAAGAGTAA
- a CDS encoding ribbon-helix-helix domain-containing protein encodes MKTVQMTLDDELVREVDEVVERLGTTRSAFTRQALRRALEGIRIEALEEKHRRGYERHPVKTGEFDDWETEQVWPD; translated from the coding sequence ATGAAGACGGTACAAATGACTCTGGATGACGAGCTCGTCCGGGAGGTCGACGAAGTCGTCGAGCGTCTCGGGACGACCCGATCGGCGTTCACTCGCCAAGCCTTGCGCCGCGCACTCGAAGGCATTCGAATCGAGGCCCTCGAGGAGAAACACCGACGTGGTTACGAGAGACACCCGGTCAAAACAGGCGAATTCGACGATTGGGAAACGGAACAGGTATGGCCGGACTGA
- a CDS encoding kelch repeat-containing protein: MRLLSSSVLMVAVVAVATGDDEPPWVWRELVPVPGPTPQPRSAGTAVFDPVGQRLVIFGGESNEGLLGDVWAFDLLTSSWIELATTGETGPEPRLGANAVYDPNGHQMVIWAGQQGSRFFNDTWSLDLHRLEWHDLSPPSNARPQARYGAAAVFDPLERALVQFAGFTDLSQRFNDTQVFDLDTNSWQEVGPRRDSARPVMRCLLTAALELGSRKMIIHGGQRNGPLDDTWAFDLGTRQWTNVTPEARPPGRMLATSFIDRDGRFIVFGGTTAAGSVNETWSFDLATGEWTRLEIADAPPPREAAMGAYVADEERFLVFGGIGEGRRADLWELRRLGMDSPVESIR, translated from the coding sequence ATGCGCCTGCTGAGCTCGAGCGTCCTCATGGTTGCCGTGGTCGCGGTTGCGACTGGCGACGACGAACCACCCTGGGTCTGGCGCGAACTGGTTCCGGTCCCGGGACCGACGCCTCAACCGCGGAGCGCAGGGACCGCAGTCTTCGACCCGGTGGGTCAACGATTGGTGATCTTCGGCGGCGAGTCGAACGAAGGGCTCCTCGGCGACGTCTGGGCCTTCGATCTCTTGACGAGCTCCTGGATCGAGCTCGCCACCACGGGAGAGACCGGCCCCGAGCCGCGTCTCGGAGCGAACGCGGTGTACGACCCCAACGGACACCAAATGGTGATCTGGGCCGGCCAGCAGGGGAGTCGATTCTTCAACGACACCTGGTCTCTCGATCTCCACCGACTCGAATGGCACGATCTCTCGCCACCGTCGAATGCGCGCCCTCAGGCGCGCTACGGCGCCGCGGCGGTTTTCGACCCGCTCGAGAGAGCGCTGGTGCAGTTCGCGGGATTCACCGATCTCTCGCAGCGTTTCAACGACACTCAGGTATTCGATCTCGACACGAACTCCTGGCAGGAAGTCGGCCCGCGCCGGGATTCCGCCCGGCCGGTGATGAGATGTCTACTCACCGCGGCGCTCGAACTCGGCTCCCGCAAAATGATCATCCACGGAGGTCAGAGAAACGGCCCCCTCGACGACACCTGGGCTTTCGATCTGGGCACCCGACAGTGGACGAACGTCACTCCCGAAGCCCGGCCCCCCGGCCGCATGCTCGCAACCAGCTTCATCGACCGAGACGGGCGCTTCATCGTCTTCGGCGGGACGACCGCCGCCGGCAGCGTGAACGAGACCTGGTCCTTCGATCTTGCCACAGGAGAGTGGACGCGGCTCGAGATCGCGGATGCCCCGCCACCTCGCGAGGCGGCGATGGGCGCCTACGTGGCCGACGAGGAGCGATTCCTCGTTTTCGGCGGCATCGGGGAGGGGAGGCGCGCCGACCTTTGGGAGCTCCGGCGACTCGGCATGGATTCACCGGTCGAGAGCATACGTTGA
- a CDS encoding type II toxin-antitoxin system PemK/MazF family toxin: protein MAGLKRGEVRWYKFQRPDKRRPVVLLTRSSALEFLGEITVAPITSTIRDIPSEVLLSSDDGMDHDCAINLDHVQTVSRGRIGALITSLSETRMRQIRDAIGFALDL, encoded by the coding sequence ATGGCCGGACTGAAACGCGGTGAGGTGCGGTGGTACAAGTTCCAGAGACCAGACAAAAGGCGACCGGTCGTCCTCCTCACCCGTTCATCGGCGCTCGAGTTCCTGGGTGAGATCACGGTAGCTCCCATCACGTCGACCATTCGGGATATCCCATCGGAAGTGCTTCTGTCTTCGGACGACGGCATGGATCATGACTGCGCGATCAATCTCGATCACGTACAAACGGTGTCGCGCGGCAGGATCGGCGCTTTGATCACGAGCTTGTCCGAGACGCGCATGCGGCAAATCCGAGACGCGATCGGATTCGCACTGGATCTTTGA